One genomic region from Siniperca chuatsi isolate FFG_IHB_CAS linkage group LG18, ASM2008510v1, whole genome shotgun sequence encodes:
- the c7b gene encoding complement component 7b isoform X2 produces the protein MHESCFRVGIPGLRERLSNLPPADYMTLSVTVLDQTRGPNSEEHIMKLDLAAALSSLLLVFLSPVCCQQPVNCIWGPYGEWSECDGCSSTKVRTRHVQVYAQFGGVPCSGEATQTQPCVPQKGCPLETGCGDRFRCTSGQCISQSLVCNGDQDCEDGLDERLCDHDSSQSSCDLDKTPPNSDFTGRGYDVLTGKLRAGVINTLSFGGQCRKVFSGDHKVYYRLPQNILRYNFEVKVDNDESDESYESSWSYMQHIQSNALVGHDRRTFHKELTDNKAYRLIILKNKVELAQFQNTAPQYLTLAEGFWKALSSLPLTYDYSAYQRLFQTYGTHYLSEGSLGGEYQALLELDRQALSSTSTTDIEYQRCWRKVKRRLFRKKVKTVCEKLTKSLSSSHGQNVNKMPIKVNVFGGDPAFIGALTVLDLENPEANGEVYDNWASSVKDFPEVTDQKLRPLYELVKEVQCAGLKKVHLKRATEEYMAKEHPCHCQPCQNNGQPLLTGSECRCVCRPGTSGQACQNGAVIGEQPGVIHGSWSCWSSWGSCSGGQRSRTRSCNNPAPSRGGHHCSGLQVEQKPCEDTDIQYLQMMEPQCFSLSVTPPKTCGPPPNLRNGFIQNPRDFYVVGNTVEYSCIDGHYLSGGAVAECTENQKWRTGAMVCKSSTCGIPPLNSEVIVTPTKATYQIGDRVSLSCPAGSVLDAEVSESMCSPSLQWSPSPANAHCKAVPTAPSPPSSLKCKPWENVGKTECVCKMPFQCSTSLQLCARLGSSRTRLLGVCQLGALQCMGRSFTLASHSDCDWPVETSTSCEDCEPGTICQESTRKCVCQNVSECPKDSAPLCVSSGVGSVATTMTNCEVGARRCAGEQIDVISIEACPE, from the exons ATGCATGAGAGTTGCTTCAGAGTGGGAATTCCAGGACTCAGAGAACGGTTGAGTAATCTCCCCCCTGCTGATTATATGACCCTGAGTGTTACAGTGCTGGACCAGACGAGAGGGCCAAACTCTGAGGAGCACATCATGAAG TTGGATTTGGCTGCAGCTCTGTCGTCTTTGTTGCTCGTCTTTCTGTCTCCAGTTTG CTGTCAGCAGCCTGTGAACTGTATATGGGGGCCTTATGGAGAGTGGTCGGAGTGTGATGGCTGTTCCAGTACAAAG GTGCGGACTCGCCATGTTCAGGTGTACGCCCAGTTTGGGGGCGTACCATGTTCAGGAgaagccacacaaacacaaccatgTGTTCCACAGAAAGGATGTCCCCTGGAAACAGGCTGTGGAGACAGGTTCCGCTGCACCTCTG GTCAGTGTATCAGCCAGTCTCTGGTGTGTAACGGAGACCAGGACTGTGAGGATGGCCTGGATGAGAGACTCTGTGATCACGACAGCAGCCAGTCATCATGTGACCTCGACAAAACACCTCCCAACTCTGACTTCACAGGCAGAGG GTACGACGTGCTTACAGGCAAACTGAGAGCAGGTGTGATCAACACTCTAAGCTTTGGAGGGCAGTGCAGGAAGGTTTTCAGTGGTGACCATAAAGTCTATTACAGACTGCCACAGAACATCCTCAGGTACAACTTTGAG GTGAAAGTAGACAATGATGAGAGCGATGAATCCTATGAGAGCTCCTGGTCTTACATGCAGCACATCCAGTCCAACGCCTTGGTGGGACACGACCGTCGCACTTTCCACAAAGAGCTCACCGACAATAAG GCCTATAGACTTATAATCCTGAAGAATAAAGTGGAGCTGGCCCAGTTCCAAAACACAGCCCCCCAGTATCTGACTCTGGCTGAAGGCTTCTGGAAGGCCTTGTCCTCGCTGCCGTTAACATACGACTACTCTGCCTACCAGCGGCTGTTTCAGACATATGGCACACACTACCTCTCAGAGGGCTCGCTGGGAGGCGAATACCAAGCCTTGTTGGAGTTAGACCGTCAGGCGCTCTCATCGACCA GTACAACAGATATAGAGTACCAGAGGTGTTGGAGAAAGGTGAAACGCCGTCTCTTCAGGAAGAAAGTCAAAACCGTTTgtgaaaaactgacaaaatctTTATCGTCCAGCCACG GACAGAACGTAAACAAGATGCCCATTAAGGTCAACGTTTTCGGAGGAGATCCGGCCTTTATAGGTGCTCTAACTGTTCTGGATCTGGAAAATCCAGAAGCTAACGGAGAGGTCTACGACAACTGGGCCTCATCTGTCAAAGACTTCCCTGAAGTCACAGACCAGAAG CTGCGTCCTCTGTATGAGCTGGTGAAGGAAGTGCAGTGTGCAGGTCTGAAGAAGGTCCACCTGAAAAGAGCCACAGAGGAGTACATGGCAAAGGAGCATCCCTGTCACTGCCAGCCCTGCCAGAACAACGGCCAGCCACTGCTGACGGGCTCAGAGTGTCGCTGCGTCTGCCGGCCGGGAACCTCAGGACAAGCCTGTCAGAATGGAGCTGTGATTGGAGAACAACCAG gGGTGATCCATGGCAGCTGGAGCTGCTGGTCCTCCTGGGGATCCTGCtctggaggtcaaaggtcaaggacCCGAAGCTGCAACAACCCCGCCCCCAGCAGAGGTGGCCACCACTGCTCCGGACTGCAGGTGGAGCAGAAGCCTTGTGAGGACACAGACATCCAGTACTTACA GATGATGGAGCCCCAGTGCTTCAGTCTCTCTGTGACTCCACCAAAGACATGTGGGCCACCTCCAAACCTCAGGAATGGATTTATTCAG aatCCCAGAGATTTTTATGTGGTTGGAAACACGGTGGAGTACTCCTGCATAGACGGTCATTACCTCAGTGGAGGCGCTGTGGCTGAATGCACTGAAAACCAGAAGTGGAGGACAGGAGCGATGGTTTGTAAAA GTTCCACGTGTGGGATTCCTCCACTCAACAGTGAAGTTATAGTCACGCCCACCAAAGCAACCTATCAGATTGGAGACAGGGTGTCCCTGTCCTGTCCTGCGGGGTCAGTCCTGGATGCTGAGGTGTCAGAGAGCATGTGCAGTCCCAGTCTGCAGTGGTCTCCTTCTCCAGCCAACGCTCATTGTAAAGCcg TGCCCACagctccctctcctccatctaGCCTCAAGTGTAAGCCGTGGGAGAATGTAGGGaaaactgagtgtgtgtgtaaaatgccaTTTCAGTGCTC GACGTCTCTGCAGTTGTGTGCCAGACTCGGCTCAAGCAGAACCCGTTTACTTGGTGTTTGTCAGCTTGGAGCTCTGCAGTGTATGGGACGGAGCTTCACGTTGGCCAGTCACAGCGACTGTGACTGGCCAGTGGAGACGTCCACATCCTGCGAGGACTGCGAACCAGGGACAATCTGTCAGG AATCAACAAGAAAATGCGTATGTCAGAACGTGTCAGAATGCCCTAAAGACTCCGCCCCCCTGTGCGTCAGTTCTGGTGTTGGCAGCGTTGCCACGACGATGACCAACTGCGAGGTGGGAGCCAGACGGTGTGCTGGGGAGCAGATCGATGTGATCAGTATTGAGGCTTGTCCAGAATAA
- the c7b gene encoding complement component 7b isoform X1, with product MHESCFRVGIPGLRERLSNLPPADYMTLSVTVLDQTRGPNSEEHIMKLDLAAALSSLLLVFLSPVCCQQPVNCIWGPYGEWSECDGCSSTKVRTRHVQVYAQFGGVPCSGEATQTQPCVPQKGCPLETGCGDRFRCTSGQCISQSLVCNGDQDCEDGLDERLCDHDSSQSSCDLDKTPPNSDFTGRGYDVLTGKLRAGVINTLSFGGQCRKVFSGDHKVYYRLPQNILRYNFEVKVDNDESDESYESSWSYMQHIQSNALVGHDRRTFHKELTDNKAYRLIILKNKVELAQFQNTAPQYLTLAEGFWKALSSLPLTYDYSAYQRLFQTYGTHYLSEGSLGGEYQALLELDRQALSSTSTTDIEYQRCWRKVKRRLFRKKVKTVCEKLTKSLSSSHGQNVNKMPIKVNVFGGDPAFIGALTVLDLENPEANGEVYDNWASSVKDFPEVTDQKLRPLYELVKEVQCAGLKKVHLKRATEEYMAKEHPCHCQPCQNNGQPLLTGSECRCVCRPGTSGQACQNGAVIGEQPGVIHGSWSCWSSWGSCSGGQRSRTRSCNNPAPSRGGHHCSGLQVEQKPCEDTDIQYLQMMEPQCFSLSVTPPKTCGPPPNLRNGFIQNPRDFYVVGNTVEYSCIDGHYLSGGAVAECTENQKWRTGAMVCKSSTCGIPPLNSEVIVTPTKATYQIGDRVSLSCPAGSVLDAEVSESMCSPSLQWSPSPANAHCKAVPTAPSPPSSLKCKPWENVGKTECVCKMPFQCSASSYMLSSFRTSLQLCARLGSSRTRLLGVCQLGALQCMGRSFTLASHSDCDWPVETSTSCEDCEPGTICQESTRKCVCQNVSECPKDSAPLCVSSGVGSVATTMTNCEVGARRCAGEQIDVISIEACPE from the exons ATGCATGAGAGTTGCTTCAGAGTGGGAATTCCAGGACTCAGAGAACGGTTGAGTAATCTCCCCCCTGCTGATTATATGACCCTGAGTGTTACAGTGCTGGACCAGACGAGAGGGCCAAACTCTGAGGAGCACATCATGAAG TTGGATTTGGCTGCAGCTCTGTCGTCTTTGTTGCTCGTCTTTCTGTCTCCAGTTTG CTGTCAGCAGCCTGTGAACTGTATATGGGGGCCTTATGGAGAGTGGTCGGAGTGTGATGGCTGTTCCAGTACAAAG GTGCGGACTCGCCATGTTCAGGTGTACGCCCAGTTTGGGGGCGTACCATGTTCAGGAgaagccacacaaacacaaccatgTGTTCCACAGAAAGGATGTCCCCTGGAAACAGGCTGTGGAGACAGGTTCCGCTGCACCTCTG GTCAGTGTATCAGCCAGTCTCTGGTGTGTAACGGAGACCAGGACTGTGAGGATGGCCTGGATGAGAGACTCTGTGATCACGACAGCAGCCAGTCATCATGTGACCTCGACAAAACACCTCCCAACTCTGACTTCACAGGCAGAGG GTACGACGTGCTTACAGGCAAACTGAGAGCAGGTGTGATCAACACTCTAAGCTTTGGAGGGCAGTGCAGGAAGGTTTTCAGTGGTGACCATAAAGTCTATTACAGACTGCCACAGAACATCCTCAGGTACAACTTTGAG GTGAAAGTAGACAATGATGAGAGCGATGAATCCTATGAGAGCTCCTGGTCTTACATGCAGCACATCCAGTCCAACGCCTTGGTGGGACACGACCGTCGCACTTTCCACAAAGAGCTCACCGACAATAAG GCCTATAGACTTATAATCCTGAAGAATAAAGTGGAGCTGGCCCAGTTCCAAAACACAGCCCCCCAGTATCTGACTCTGGCTGAAGGCTTCTGGAAGGCCTTGTCCTCGCTGCCGTTAACATACGACTACTCTGCCTACCAGCGGCTGTTTCAGACATATGGCACACACTACCTCTCAGAGGGCTCGCTGGGAGGCGAATACCAAGCCTTGTTGGAGTTAGACCGTCAGGCGCTCTCATCGACCA GTACAACAGATATAGAGTACCAGAGGTGTTGGAGAAAGGTGAAACGCCGTCTCTTCAGGAAGAAAGTCAAAACCGTTTgtgaaaaactgacaaaatctTTATCGTCCAGCCACG GACAGAACGTAAACAAGATGCCCATTAAGGTCAACGTTTTCGGAGGAGATCCGGCCTTTATAGGTGCTCTAACTGTTCTGGATCTGGAAAATCCAGAAGCTAACGGAGAGGTCTACGACAACTGGGCCTCATCTGTCAAAGACTTCCCTGAAGTCACAGACCAGAAG CTGCGTCCTCTGTATGAGCTGGTGAAGGAAGTGCAGTGTGCAGGTCTGAAGAAGGTCCACCTGAAAAGAGCCACAGAGGAGTACATGGCAAAGGAGCATCCCTGTCACTGCCAGCCCTGCCAGAACAACGGCCAGCCACTGCTGACGGGCTCAGAGTGTCGCTGCGTCTGCCGGCCGGGAACCTCAGGACAAGCCTGTCAGAATGGAGCTGTGATTGGAGAACAACCAG gGGTGATCCATGGCAGCTGGAGCTGCTGGTCCTCCTGGGGATCCTGCtctggaggtcaaaggtcaaggacCCGAAGCTGCAACAACCCCGCCCCCAGCAGAGGTGGCCACCACTGCTCCGGACTGCAGGTGGAGCAGAAGCCTTGTGAGGACACAGACATCCAGTACTTACA GATGATGGAGCCCCAGTGCTTCAGTCTCTCTGTGACTCCACCAAAGACATGTGGGCCACCTCCAAACCTCAGGAATGGATTTATTCAG aatCCCAGAGATTTTTATGTGGTTGGAAACACGGTGGAGTACTCCTGCATAGACGGTCATTACCTCAGTGGAGGCGCTGTGGCTGAATGCACTGAAAACCAGAAGTGGAGGACAGGAGCGATGGTTTGTAAAA GTTCCACGTGTGGGATTCCTCCACTCAACAGTGAAGTTATAGTCACGCCCACCAAAGCAACCTATCAGATTGGAGACAGGGTGTCCCTGTCCTGTCCTGCGGGGTCAGTCCTGGATGCTGAGGTGTCAGAGAGCATGTGCAGTCCCAGTCTGCAGTGGTCTCCTTCTCCAGCCAACGCTCATTGTAAAGCcg TGCCCACagctccctctcctccatctaGCCTCAAGTGTAAGCCGTGGGAGAATGTAGGGaaaactgagtgtgtgtgtaaaatgccaTTTCAGTGCTC tGCATCTTCCTATATGTTGTCTTCATTTAGGACGTCTCTGCAGTTGTGTGCCAGACTCGGCTCAAGCAGAACCCGTTTACTTGGTGTTTGTCAGCTTGGAGCTCTGCAGTGTATGGGACGGAGCTTCACGTTGGCCAGTCACAGCGACTGTGACTGGCCAGTGGAGACGTCCACATCCTGCGAGGACTGCGAACCAGGGACAATCTGTCAGG AATCAACAAGAAAATGCGTATGTCAGAACGTGTCAGAATGCCCTAAAGACTCCGCCCCCCTGTGCGTCAGTTCTGGTGTTGGCAGCGTTGCCACGACGATGACCAACTGCGAGGTGGGAGCCAGACGGTGTGCTGGGGAGCAGATCGATGTGATCAGTATTGAGGCTTGTCCAGAATAA
- the c7b gene encoding complement component 7b isoform X3: protein MHESCFRVGIPGLRERLSNLPPADYMTLSVTVLDQTRGPNSEEHIMKLDLAAALSSLLLVFLSPVCCQQPVNCIWGPYGEWSECDGCSSTKVRTRHVQVYAQFGGVPCSGEATQTQPCVPQKGCPLETGCGDRFRCTSGQCISQSLVCNGDQDCEDGLDERLCDHDSSQSSCDLDKTPPNSDFTGRGYDVLTGKLRAGVINTLSFGGQCRKVFSGDHKVYYRLPQNILRYNFEVKVDNDESDESYESSWSYMQHIQSNALVGHDRRTFHKELTDNKAYRLIILKNKVELAQFQNTAPQYLTLAEGFWKALSSLPLTYDYSAYQRLFQTYGTHYLSEGSLGGEYQALLELDRQALSSTSTTDIEYQRCWRKVKRRLFRKKVKTVCEKLTKSLSSSHGQNVNKMPIKVNVFGGDPAFIGALTVLDLENPEANGEVYDNWASSVKDFPEVTDQKLRPLYELVKEVQCAGLKKVHLKRATEEYMAKEHPCHCQPCQNNGQPLLTGSECRCVCRPGTSGQACQNGAVIGEQPGVIHGSWSCWSSWGSCSGGQRSRTRSCNNPAPSRGGHHCSGLQVEQKPCEDTDIQYLQMMEPQCFSLSVTPPKTCGPPPNLRNGFIQNPRDFYVVGNTVEYSCIDGHYLSGGAVAECTENQKWRTGAMVCKSSTCGIPPLNSEVIVTPTKATYQIGDRVSLSCPAGSVLDAEVSESMCSPSLQWSPSPANAHLPTAPSPPSSLKCKPWENVGKTECVCKMPFQCSTSLQLCARLGSSRTRLLGVCQLGALQCMGRSFTLASHSDCDWPVETSTSCEDCEPGTICQESTRKCVCQNVSECPKDSAPLCVSSGVGSVATTMTNCEVGARRCAGEQIDVISIEACPE, encoded by the exons ATGCATGAGAGTTGCTTCAGAGTGGGAATTCCAGGACTCAGAGAACGGTTGAGTAATCTCCCCCCTGCTGATTATATGACCCTGAGTGTTACAGTGCTGGACCAGACGAGAGGGCCAAACTCTGAGGAGCACATCATGAAG TTGGATTTGGCTGCAGCTCTGTCGTCTTTGTTGCTCGTCTTTCTGTCTCCAGTTTG CTGTCAGCAGCCTGTGAACTGTATATGGGGGCCTTATGGAGAGTGGTCGGAGTGTGATGGCTGTTCCAGTACAAAG GTGCGGACTCGCCATGTTCAGGTGTACGCCCAGTTTGGGGGCGTACCATGTTCAGGAgaagccacacaaacacaaccatgTGTTCCACAGAAAGGATGTCCCCTGGAAACAGGCTGTGGAGACAGGTTCCGCTGCACCTCTG GTCAGTGTATCAGCCAGTCTCTGGTGTGTAACGGAGACCAGGACTGTGAGGATGGCCTGGATGAGAGACTCTGTGATCACGACAGCAGCCAGTCATCATGTGACCTCGACAAAACACCTCCCAACTCTGACTTCACAGGCAGAGG GTACGACGTGCTTACAGGCAAACTGAGAGCAGGTGTGATCAACACTCTAAGCTTTGGAGGGCAGTGCAGGAAGGTTTTCAGTGGTGACCATAAAGTCTATTACAGACTGCCACAGAACATCCTCAGGTACAACTTTGAG GTGAAAGTAGACAATGATGAGAGCGATGAATCCTATGAGAGCTCCTGGTCTTACATGCAGCACATCCAGTCCAACGCCTTGGTGGGACACGACCGTCGCACTTTCCACAAAGAGCTCACCGACAATAAG GCCTATAGACTTATAATCCTGAAGAATAAAGTGGAGCTGGCCCAGTTCCAAAACACAGCCCCCCAGTATCTGACTCTGGCTGAAGGCTTCTGGAAGGCCTTGTCCTCGCTGCCGTTAACATACGACTACTCTGCCTACCAGCGGCTGTTTCAGACATATGGCACACACTACCTCTCAGAGGGCTCGCTGGGAGGCGAATACCAAGCCTTGTTGGAGTTAGACCGTCAGGCGCTCTCATCGACCA GTACAACAGATATAGAGTACCAGAGGTGTTGGAGAAAGGTGAAACGCCGTCTCTTCAGGAAGAAAGTCAAAACCGTTTgtgaaaaactgacaaaatctTTATCGTCCAGCCACG GACAGAACGTAAACAAGATGCCCATTAAGGTCAACGTTTTCGGAGGAGATCCGGCCTTTATAGGTGCTCTAACTGTTCTGGATCTGGAAAATCCAGAAGCTAACGGAGAGGTCTACGACAACTGGGCCTCATCTGTCAAAGACTTCCCTGAAGTCACAGACCAGAAG CTGCGTCCTCTGTATGAGCTGGTGAAGGAAGTGCAGTGTGCAGGTCTGAAGAAGGTCCACCTGAAAAGAGCCACAGAGGAGTACATGGCAAAGGAGCATCCCTGTCACTGCCAGCCCTGCCAGAACAACGGCCAGCCACTGCTGACGGGCTCAGAGTGTCGCTGCGTCTGCCGGCCGGGAACCTCAGGACAAGCCTGTCAGAATGGAGCTGTGATTGGAGAACAACCAG gGGTGATCCATGGCAGCTGGAGCTGCTGGTCCTCCTGGGGATCCTGCtctggaggtcaaaggtcaaggacCCGAAGCTGCAACAACCCCGCCCCCAGCAGAGGTGGCCACCACTGCTCCGGACTGCAGGTGGAGCAGAAGCCTTGTGAGGACACAGACATCCAGTACTTACA GATGATGGAGCCCCAGTGCTTCAGTCTCTCTGTGACTCCACCAAAGACATGTGGGCCACCTCCAAACCTCAGGAATGGATTTATTCAG aatCCCAGAGATTTTTATGTGGTTGGAAACACGGTGGAGTACTCCTGCATAGACGGTCATTACCTCAGTGGAGGCGCTGTGGCTGAATGCACTGAAAACCAGAAGTGGAGGACAGGAGCGATGGTTTGTAAAA GTTCCACGTGTGGGATTCCTCCACTCAACAGTGAAGTTATAGTCACGCCCACCAAAGCAACCTATCAGATTGGAGACAGGGTGTCCCTGTCCTGTCCTGCGGGGTCAGTCCTGGATGCTGAGGTGTCAGAGAGCATGTGCAGTCCCAGTCTGCAGTGGTCTCCTTCTCCAGCCAACGCTCATT TGCCCACagctccctctcctccatctaGCCTCAAGTGTAAGCCGTGGGAGAATGTAGGGaaaactgagtgtgtgtgtaaaatgccaTTTCAGTGCTC GACGTCTCTGCAGTTGTGTGCCAGACTCGGCTCAAGCAGAACCCGTTTACTTGGTGTTTGTCAGCTTGGAGCTCTGCAGTGTATGGGACGGAGCTTCACGTTGGCCAGTCACAGCGACTGTGACTGGCCAGTGGAGACGTCCACATCCTGCGAGGACTGCGAACCAGGGACAATCTGTCAGG AATCAACAAGAAAATGCGTATGTCAGAACGTGTCAGAATGCCCTAAAGACTCCGCCCCCCTGTGCGTCAGTTCTGGTGTTGGCAGCGTTGCCACGACGATGACCAACTGCGAGGTGGGAGCCAGACGGTGTGCTGGGGAGCAGATCGATGTGATCAGTATTGAGGCTTGTCCAGAATAA
- the c7b gene encoding complement component 7b isoform X4 produces the protein MHESCFRVGIPGLRERLSNLPPADYMTLSVTVLDQTRGPNSEEHIMKLDLAAALSSLLLVFLSPVCCQQPVNCIWGPYGEWSECDGCSSTKVRTRHVQVYAQFGGVPCSGEATQTQPCVPQKGCPLETGCGDRFRCTSGQCISQSLVCNGDQDCEDGLDERLCDHDSSQSSCDLDKTPPNSDFTGRGYDVLTGKLRAGVINTLSFGGQCRKVFSGDHKVYYRLPQNILRYNFEVKVDNDESDESYESSWSYMQHIQSNALVGHDRRTFHKELTDNKRLFQTYGTHYLSEGSLGGEYQALLELDRQALSSTSTTDIEYQRCWRKVKRRLFRKKVKTVCEKLTKSLSSSHGQNVNKMPIKVNVFGGDPAFIGALTVLDLENPEANGEVYDNWASSVKDFPEVTDQKLRPLYELVKEVQCAGLKKVHLKRATEEYMAKEHPCHCQPCQNNGQPLLTGSECRCVCRPGTSGQACQNGAVIGEQPGVIHGSWSCWSSWGSCSGGQRSRTRSCNNPAPSRGGHHCSGLQVEQKPCEDTDIQYLQMMEPQCFSLSVTPPKTCGPPPNLRNGFIQNPRDFYVVGNTVEYSCIDGHYLSGGAVAECTENQKWRTGAMVCKSSTCGIPPLNSEVIVTPTKATYQIGDRVSLSCPAGSVLDAEVSESMCSPSLQWSPSPANAHCKAVPTAPSPPSSLKCKPWENVGKTECVCKMPFQCSTSLQLCARLGSSRTRLLGVCQLGALQCMGRSFTLASHSDCDWPVETSTSCEDCEPGTICQESTRKCVCQNVSECPKDSAPLCVSSGVGSVATTMTNCEVGARRCAGEQIDVISIEACPE, from the exons ATGCATGAGAGTTGCTTCAGAGTGGGAATTCCAGGACTCAGAGAACGGTTGAGTAATCTCCCCCCTGCTGATTATATGACCCTGAGTGTTACAGTGCTGGACCAGACGAGAGGGCCAAACTCTGAGGAGCACATCATGAAG TTGGATTTGGCTGCAGCTCTGTCGTCTTTGTTGCTCGTCTTTCTGTCTCCAGTTTG CTGTCAGCAGCCTGTGAACTGTATATGGGGGCCTTATGGAGAGTGGTCGGAGTGTGATGGCTGTTCCAGTACAAAG GTGCGGACTCGCCATGTTCAGGTGTACGCCCAGTTTGGGGGCGTACCATGTTCAGGAgaagccacacaaacacaaccatgTGTTCCACAGAAAGGATGTCCCCTGGAAACAGGCTGTGGAGACAGGTTCCGCTGCACCTCTG GTCAGTGTATCAGCCAGTCTCTGGTGTGTAACGGAGACCAGGACTGTGAGGATGGCCTGGATGAGAGACTCTGTGATCACGACAGCAGCCAGTCATCATGTGACCTCGACAAAACACCTCCCAACTCTGACTTCACAGGCAGAGG GTACGACGTGCTTACAGGCAAACTGAGAGCAGGTGTGATCAACACTCTAAGCTTTGGAGGGCAGTGCAGGAAGGTTTTCAGTGGTGACCATAAAGTCTATTACAGACTGCCACAGAACATCCTCAGGTACAACTTTGAG GTGAAAGTAGACAATGATGAGAGCGATGAATCCTATGAGAGCTCCTGGTCTTACATGCAGCACATCCAGTCCAACGCCTTGGTGGGACACGACCGTCGCACTTTCCACAAAGAGCTCACCGACAATAAG CGGCTGTTTCAGACATATGGCACACACTACCTCTCAGAGGGCTCGCTGGGAGGCGAATACCAAGCCTTGTTGGAGTTAGACCGTCAGGCGCTCTCATCGACCA GTACAACAGATATAGAGTACCAGAGGTGTTGGAGAAAGGTGAAACGCCGTCTCTTCAGGAAGAAAGTCAAAACCGTTTgtgaaaaactgacaaaatctTTATCGTCCAGCCACG GACAGAACGTAAACAAGATGCCCATTAAGGTCAACGTTTTCGGAGGAGATCCGGCCTTTATAGGTGCTCTAACTGTTCTGGATCTGGAAAATCCAGAAGCTAACGGAGAGGTCTACGACAACTGGGCCTCATCTGTCAAAGACTTCCCTGAAGTCACAGACCAGAAG CTGCGTCCTCTGTATGAGCTGGTGAAGGAAGTGCAGTGTGCAGGTCTGAAGAAGGTCCACCTGAAAAGAGCCACAGAGGAGTACATGGCAAAGGAGCATCCCTGTCACTGCCAGCCCTGCCAGAACAACGGCCAGCCACTGCTGACGGGCTCAGAGTGTCGCTGCGTCTGCCGGCCGGGAACCTCAGGACAAGCCTGTCAGAATGGAGCTGTGATTGGAGAACAACCAG gGGTGATCCATGGCAGCTGGAGCTGCTGGTCCTCCTGGGGATCCTGCtctggaggtcaaaggtcaaggacCCGAAGCTGCAACAACCCCGCCCCCAGCAGAGGTGGCCACCACTGCTCCGGACTGCAGGTGGAGCAGAAGCCTTGTGAGGACACAGACATCCAGTACTTACA GATGATGGAGCCCCAGTGCTTCAGTCTCTCTGTGACTCCACCAAAGACATGTGGGCCACCTCCAAACCTCAGGAATGGATTTATTCAG aatCCCAGAGATTTTTATGTGGTTGGAAACACGGTGGAGTACTCCTGCATAGACGGTCATTACCTCAGTGGAGGCGCTGTGGCTGAATGCACTGAAAACCAGAAGTGGAGGACAGGAGCGATGGTTTGTAAAA GTTCCACGTGTGGGATTCCTCCACTCAACAGTGAAGTTATAGTCACGCCCACCAAAGCAACCTATCAGATTGGAGACAGGGTGTCCCTGTCCTGTCCTGCGGGGTCAGTCCTGGATGCTGAGGTGTCAGAGAGCATGTGCAGTCCCAGTCTGCAGTGGTCTCCTTCTCCAGCCAACGCTCATTGTAAAGCcg TGCCCACagctccctctcctccatctaGCCTCAAGTGTAAGCCGTGGGAGAATGTAGGGaaaactgagtgtgtgtgtaaaatgccaTTTCAGTGCTC GACGTCTCTGCAGTTGTGTGCCAGACTCGGCTCAAGCAGAACCCGTTTACTTGGTGTTTGTCAGCTTGGAGCTCTGCAGTGTATGGGACGGAGCTTCACGTTGGCCAGTCACAGCGACTGTGACTGGCCAGTGGAGACGTCCACATCCTGCGAGGACTGCGAACCAGGGACAATCTGTCAGG AATCAACAAGAAAATGCGTATGTCAGAACGTGTCAGAATGCCCTAAAGACTCCGCCCCCCTGTGCGTCAGTTCTGGTGTTGGCAGCGTTGCCACGACGATGACCAACTGCGAGGTGGGAGCCAGACGGTGTGCTGGGGAGCAGATCGATGTGATCAGTATTGAGGCTTGTCCAGAATAA